The Malus sylvestris chromosome 14, drMalSylv7.2, whole genome shotgun sequence genome segment ATATCCACTTTGCAATTCCACCGTTGCCTTGAACTTCTTGAATATTGTGAATACCTCAGACTTGAACCTCATGAAATACACCCAACACATCCGTGAATAGTCATCAATGAAAGTTAGGAAATACTTGTTTCCACTAATTGTTGTTGTTTTCATTGGTCCACACACATCTAAGTGATTCAAGTGGCATTGTTGCCCTCCAAGCCTTTCCAGCTTCAAATGAATCTCTGTGATGCTTGCCAAACACACACCCTTCACAGGTTTCATTTCATTAATCCATCTTTGGTATACCTTGCACCATTTCATCCTTTTGTAGATTTTGTAAGCTTGTCATGTTTAAATGACCGAGTCTCTTATGCCATAGCTTCATAAAACTTGTCACACTTACTTTCTTTGCCACTTCTTCTAAGTACTTCAGCACAAGTGGAAAGCTTCTATTTTTCATTTCCACTTTGGTTACCAAGTTTGATAGGGATCTGTCATCATAGATCTCAACCACAGTTCCCCCAAAGAGTAGGAAATAGACATGCTCCATCATTTGACCCACACTAAGTAGATTCTCATCCAATCCAGGCAGCATCACCTCCCTTAtgcatcttcttcctttcttggtGTTGATAACCAGAGTTCCTCTTCCAATGGCTTTGACAATGTTTCCATCTCCTATTTTCACTTTTCCAATGAAGTTTGTGTCGATGTCAATGAGTAATGACTCATGTGCAGTCATGTGGTTGCTGCAGCCACTGTTAATGTACCACATTTCATTGTTTCTCTCCATTTTTACATTGAAAGCACATAAcacatttgcttcttcttccacttgatTTGCACAGTTCACTTGTTACACATTCTTTGATCTGCAGTCCTTCATAATGTGCCCAAACTTGTTGCATTTGTGGAATCTAGGCTTGTCCTTGAACCAACACTCCCTAAGATGGAATTTATCACAGTGCTTGCATTGTTGCTTGGTTCTTGGACCTGTATTGATGTTGTTGCCTTGGTTAGGTCTTGAGTTGTGATACCCTTTTCCTTCCCATTTCTTGTTATTGCCCTTCCACTGTGGTTTCTGATTGTTTGCACTGGCTTGACTACTAGATCCAACATTAAGTGATTGAAAAGCTTTCTCAGGTGCATAGTCAACATGCCTCTCGAGCCTTTAATCAAAAGCTCTTAAGGATGTCATCACATCTTGTACACTGAGAGTTTCAGTGTCTTTGGTTTCTTCTATAACACTCACTATTGAATCATAGGGTTTAGTCAAACTAATCAACAGTTTTTGGACAATTCTTTCATTAGGCAGTTCCTCACCATATGTTTTCATCTTGTTTACAACATCAAACAGCCTAATGAAGTAGTCTTTTAATAGCTCATTTTCCCTCATTGTATACTCAAAATCTCTTCTAAGGGACTGAAGTTTCACCTTTCTAACTTTAGTGTCTCCTCTGTACTCTTGCTGTAAAACTTCCCAAGCTCCCTTTGCAGTCTCTTCATTTGCTATCCTTGGAAAAATGGTGTCTGAGACAACACCTTGAATGATTCCAAGTGCTCTAGCATCCTCCATCCGATTCTGCtttagtgttttgagttgtGTTTCTGTGAGATCCTCTTCTAGAGCATCGATCTCTATCTCAGGTAGTTCATACCCGTGTTGAACCATATCCCATAGATCATAGGATTTGAAAATGGTTGTCATTCTTATTCTCCAAAAATCATAATTCTCCCCATCAAAGACTGGAGCTTTTAGCTCATTGCTACTGCTGGATCCTTTCATTTCAGGGTAGTTTGTTGATTGTTGTTGTAGAAGACACTACGTTGGTGCTCTCAGAAATCTCTATTTGCACAGATTACGCCCAGActtctctcccttttttttaagATCAGTAACAAAGCTCTGAGGCCATGATAAAGTTTgttgattttgtgtttttgattgattgtttgaaccggtttcttttttattatgatggcagagaaaaatggagaaaacTAGGAGGTTGGATACTGGCTTAGCAAAAATGCAGCAGCCCTGACTGATTAAGTAAGGTGAGATTTTACAAGGGTATGGTGCATTGCCATCACCCATACTTGTTAAAAAATGATTGACAAGAGACTTTAACAACCATTTAAGCCTTACTACTCCATATTACATTCTAATCCTTCATTTGGGGGTTAAGTGATTTAATCTGGAGTGTACACTTGTCACTAACACACTTACACCCACATTTAaacaaaactagccgttggagacTAAAACccttcatcttctttcttcttcttcgatgcaGACAACACCCTTTGCTCGGGAGCCCCTTGCTGCCTTCGACTCCTCGACTCCAGGAGCTGGTTAGCTTCCAACAATACCATACAATACAttagtttcaaatttcaaaacaatTATTTGCATTCTCAAAGATATATGTTTTGACCCTTTTTGCTACTCACCATGTATCGTCTGTATCCATCAATTGCCTTAGGGAATTTGTCACTCTGTCGAATCGCACCTGCAACTGAAACTTGTGAGATGAGGATTCTAAAATTGGAAATATATGAAGAAAAGATAATGAAAGTTAAGTAAACCTGGGAGTGTTTTGGCACGATGATCCCAGACACTTGGGGATCGCCCTTCTTCTTCGGCTGCCCCTTCTTTCTGAACAACATCACATTAATATGTTTAGTGATCGTTAACAAAGAAAGTATGAGGCTACATATATAAATCATAGTTTGAAATCCCATTGCATAAGGGGTTGCATGGGACGTTTTGCTATGCAATGTCGCGCTATGTAGCTATTTCGCATAAGCTATTCGAGACTTGCATAGCGTAAAATAGTaatgaataaatatataaatatacttgCACCAAAACACATAATTTGACAATAATTTCACATTAATGCATAATAAACTACCAAAATACATATGGTTCAAGTTCAAAAACACACTACActtaaataaaaatccaaatattCCAAACATAATGCTC includes the following:
- the LOC126599129 gene encoding uncharacterized protein LOC126599129; protein product: MKGSSSSNELKAPVFDGENYDFWRIRMTTIFKSYDLWDMVQHGYELPEIEIDALEEDLTETQLKTLKQNRMEDARALGIIQGVVSDTIFPRIANEETAKGAWEVLQQEYRGDTKVRKVKLQSLRRDFEYTMRENELLKDYFIRLFDVVNKMKTYGEELPNERIVQKLLISLTKPYDSIVSVIEETKDTETLSVQDVMTSLRAFD
- the LOC126599130 gene encoding uncharacterized protein LOC126599130, which translates into the protein MRKDPTVIKEYRPVAFHYKRWYCSSTSSFCFKRLRAKQESREREKKDVAAEREVALCHCCCHFSNGFAFICRGSTRKKGQPKKKGDPQVSGIIVPKHSQVRFDRVTNSLRQLMDTDDTCSWSRGVEGSKGLPSKGCCLHRRRRKKMKGFSLQRLVLFKCGCKCVSDKCTLQIKSLNPQMKD